TCACTTCTGAAAGGAAAAAAGACGCAGATAAAAGCTTTTTTAATGAATCAGAAGAATGTTGGTGGAATCGGAAATATGTATATGCACGATATTTTATTCAAGGCACATCTACATCCTCAAAAGAAAATATCGGATATGAGCGGGGAAGAAATTAAATTGCTTTATAGCACCATAACAGAGCTTTTGAACCTCTCACAGGAAAAAGGCGCGTTTGCTTACGAAAGTGATTTCTTTGGGCAAAAAGGTGGCTTCACAATGGATTATTTCCTTGTAGGCTATAAAGAAAACCAGCCCTGCCCGGTCTGTGGCGAGACAATAGTTTCAATAAAAACTGGCAGTACATCTACTTTCATATGTCCTGCCTGCCAAAAAGAATAGTACGAAAATACACCAACCCTTTTTCATACTCTCGGTTGGTGAAGGATTCCCTTAATGGGTTAATAGGAGGAGATTTTTTATTATGAACATATTGGAAATCAAGCAGACTATGATTGACAAAGGTATTCCCAAGGAAGTAATGGAGCAATTTGTTTTTCCAGAAAGTAAAGATGAAACGCCGGAAGAAAAAATAGCATTTGTGAATCAAATGGATAATTTACTTTCAAAAGTTCAAATTCTTTCCGTTATGGAGGAGCAAGGTTGCAACAAGAATGAACCTACCGCTGTATTTATGCTAAAACTTAAAGATAAATCCATCGGAGAACGCATTAAAATACTAAACGCAATGGGTATAAACGAATTTGCTCGCAGCAGATTAAATGATGATGGGACATTAAGTATATTTTGGGATTTTGAGGAAAATGGAAAATATATATGTGTATGCCCATGTATGAATACATTGTCCAAATCCACGACCGTTTCCCTTACATATTGCGGTTGTTGCAGTGGACATGTAAAATATCATATTGAAAACAGTCTCGGCGTAAAATTGCGCCTTAAAGAAACTGTATCATCCCCCATTAGCTCTAATGGTGAAAAACAATGCGAACATCTTTTTGAAATAATATAAAAAGTAACACGAAAATACACCAACCTATTAAATTCGGTTGGTAACGGAAGCCTTAATGGGTTGATAGGGGGTTGTATAATGAGCAAAAAAACAGAACTACAAAAGGTCAGCGAGAATACTATGAGCTTTATGCGAGGAAAATATGTTTTGGATGAGGTGGGCAACGGCAAAGATGAATTGAAATTCCGCAAAGGCGGGAAAACTGTGCTAACTATCTACATACGGGAAGACCATTACGATTTTCTTATTATTTTCGGAAAGGCAGAACGTGAATTATTTGAGGCGCGGCGCAATGAATTTCCCCAGAAGATACAAGAAATTTACGATAACAGTAAAACACATCATGACGGCAAATGGATGTTAATTTCCGTTGCCAATTTACATATGCTCGAAGCTGTCGAGCAGCTTGTTTTGATTAAGAAAAAACCTAACCGAAAACCGTTTCCGAAAGAGCAAGCGGTCTATTCCAGTTGCGGACACCGTTGTGATTTGTGTGTGCATTATAACGGCGGAACAATCAGCGAGGAGTTCCGGGCAGAGTTGAAAGAGCGGCTGATACGTGTATATGCGGGAGGTGTAGGCGATGGGGGATATTGGGGCGATGATATGAAGTTATGTGATGGCTGTCATACAGGGGGATTGGATAAAAGCTTTAACTGCGATTCTTTGAAATGTGCTGCGAAAAATGACGTTGATAGATGCCAGAATTGTTATAAAAATCCTTGTGATAAGGCACATCATTTATATCAAGGGCTTAAACCTGAAATCCACGCAAATACCATTGCTGCCGACGATGTTACATGGGTAATTCTGCCTTATGTATTTGAACAATACGGAAATTAAGGGGGATACCAACCTGCTTTTATATTAAATCGATACTTGTGTATCTGTTTGATACATAGCTATACTCGTCTTCTGTATTGTCTGTGTTTGCTTGTTCTGTAACCGTTTTCGTCTGGGCGAGCTGTCTGATGGTGCTTACTTTGCGTATATCCTCGCATCTAACATCTAACTCAAATAAGACTGCTATCTTACCCCAAAATACCTCAGATGGTGTCTCCATACCATTCTCAACGTTGCAGTAGTATGCTCTGCTACAGCCGAGTTTGGTAGCAATCTGCTGCTGGGTAAGTGCAGAGTTAATACGCAAATCATACAGCATCTTACGAAGCCTTTTCGAGTTACTATGTTTAGCTTTTGCTATTTTATCGGCTTTTACAGCTGTGCCATCATGCTTGCGATACGCACTAGAAATCCACTCACCTGATTGATGGCGTACCTTGCCTTCCTCCACACCTTTGTACACTCCGGATTGTCGTAAAACACTAAGGATAGCAGCTCTTTTTATACCAAATCCAGCATTTTCAAGCTGACGAAGACCAGCACCATCTACATACATTTGTATGATGGCTGAGTTACGCTCTGCTTTGGATATATATGCAGGTCTATCAGGTGTGGTAAAAACATCTGGCAGGGGATACTCTACATACTGCTGGCATACTCCAGCTCCGCAAGAACTAAGTAGGGCATATATGTCGTCTGCGGGAGACTCATATCCGTGCAAAATATCCCATAGCTGTAAAACAGACATATGTAATCTGTCTAACAGCTTATAGCAACTAATAGACTGCATAGCTTGTTGTGTACGAGTAATGCCCCAGTCTGTAAGGCATTGTTTTTTCAGCGGTTTTTGTCTCTCGTACCGGATATACATATCCAAAACTGCAAAATCATCTTTGGCTATGTATACAATATGTTTAGCACTCTGCAATCCTCTAGTATTTAGGACGCTTGTAAGTATTTTGGCATCATTGATAGCTATATTATGTATAGCTCCGCCAGCAATTAATGTATATTCATCATCTGCTATAATATAGTCAATCTGTGATAATGTAGATAATATTAAATCCTTGCACTTACGCAAATCTATCCGATAGTCTCCATATTTAGTAACCATAGTTATGTACCTCCGTAACCTTGAAAAATATTATTGATTTAGTGCTTTTATAAAAATCATACCTCATTTGTTAAGTAAAATCTAGTTGTTTTTAGTGCGAGAAGTATGTAGATAAACAGGCCTTATCATATATAGAGATAGTTGGGAGGCTGTGTGGAACTTATAGGGATAGACAGCGATAGGGAGCTAAGCTCTACATAGACGATATCGCATGGCTGGTGTCAGCTGTTAGCACTTGGATTTATACGTTAACATACTTTGCAACCTGTTAATTTATTATAATGTATCCGAATTCAATTTATAACTCAATGTGTTCCTCACTACGCAGACACTCCTGGCTTACTCAATATAATATTTCGGGGCCGACAGCTCATCCTTTTAAGTCACGAATACCTACCGTATCGGTATCCGTGGCTTATTTTATATACACATCAAATCAAGGTATGTTTCATAAACATATCAGAACTATACCACATTTGTTAAGTAATTATTTTAAATTATTGTCTGCAAGTATAAGTCAAAAGCAAGCCTTGCAAATTATATGTATAAGTTGAGAG
The nucleotide sequence above comes from Anaerocolumna cellulosilytica. Encoded proteins:
- a CDS encoding DUF3788 domain-containing protein; this translates as MSKKTELQKVSENTMSFMRGKYVLDEVGNGKDELKFRKGGKTVLTIYIREDHYDFLIIFGKAERELFEARRNEFPQKIQEIYDNSKTHHDGKWMLISVANLHMLEAVEQLVLIKKKPNRKPFPKEQAVYSSCGHRCDLCVHYNGGTISEEFRAELKERLIRVYAGGVGDGGYWGDDMKLCDGCHTGGLDKSFNCDSLKCAAKNDVDRCQNCYKNPCDKAHHLYQGLKPEIHANTIAADDVTWVILPYVFEQYGN
- a CDS encoding helix-turn-helix transcriptional regulator; translated protein: MVTKYGDYRIDLRKCKDLILSTLSQIDYIIADDEYTLIAGGAIHNIAINDAKILTSVLNTRGLQSAKHIVYIAKDDFAVLDMYIRYERQKPLKKQCLTDWGITRTQQAMQSISCYKLLDRLHMSVLQLWDILHGYESPADDIYALLSSCGAGVCQQYVEYPLPDVFTTPDRPAYISKAERNSAIIQMYVDGAGLRQLENAGFGIKRAAILSVLRQSGVYKGVEEGKVRHQSGEWISSAYRKHDGTAVKADKIAKAKHSNSKRLRKMLYDLRINSALTQQQIATKLGCSRAYYCNVENGMETPSEVFWGKIAVLFELDVRCEDIRKVSTIRQLAQTKTVTEQANTDNTEDEYSYVSNRYTSIDLI